In one window of Pseudomonas chlororaphis subsp. chlororaphis DNA:
- the mreB gene encoding rod shape-determining protein MreB encodes MFKKLRGMFSSDLSIDLGTANTLIYVRERGIVLNEPSVVAIRTHGNQKSVVAVGTEAKRMLGRTPGNIAAIRPMKDGVIADFSVCEKMLQYFINKVHENSFLQPSPRVLICVPCKSTQVERRAIRESALGAGAREVFLIEEPMAAAIGAGLPVEEARGSMVVDIGGGTTEIALISLNGVVYAESVRVGGDRFDEAIITYVRRNYGSLIGESTAERIKQEIGTAYPGGEVREVDVRGRNLAEGVPRAFTLNSNEVLEALQESLATIVQAVKSALEQSPPELASDIAERGLVLTGGGALLRDLDKLLAQETGLPVIVAEDPLTCVARGGGRALEMMDKHTMDLLSSE; translated from the coding sequence ATGTTCAAGAAACTGCGTGGCATGTTTTCCAGCGATCTTTCCATTGACCTGGGCACTGCCAACACCCTTATTTACGTGCGCGAGCGCGGTATTGTCCTGAATGAACCATCGGTTGTGGCCATTCGGACCCACGGTAATCAGAAAAGTGTCGTGGCTGTCGGTACCGAAGCCAAGCGCATGCTCGGTCGTACTCCGGGCAACATTGCTGCCATTCGTCCGATGAAGGACGGCGTGATCGCCGACTTCAGTGTCTGCGAAAAGATGCTGCAATACTTTATCAACAAGGTTCACGAAAACAGTTTTCTGCAGCCCAGCCCTCGTGTGCTGATCTGCGTTCCATGCAAGTCCACCCAGGTCGAGCGTCGTGCCATCCGTGAATCGGCCCTCGGTGCCGGTGCCCGTGAAGTGTTCCTGATCGAAGAGCCGATGGCGGCCGCGATCGGTGCCGGCCTGCCGGTCGAAGAAGCCCGCGGTTCGATGGTCGTGGATATCGGTGGCGGTACCACCGAGATTGCCCTGATCTCCCTGAACGGTGTGGTTTACGCCGAATCCGTACGTGTCGGCGGCGACCGTTTCGACGAAGCGATCATCACCTACGTGCGTCGCAACTACGGCAGCCTGATCGGCGAATCCACCGCCGAGCGCATCAAGCAGGAAATCGGTACTGCCTACCCGGGCGGCGAAGTCCGTGAAGTCGACGTTCGTGGCCGTAACCTGGCCGAAGGCGTGCCACGCGCATTCACCCTGAACTCCAACGAAGTGCTGGAAGCTCTGCAAGAGTCCCTGGCAACCATCGTTCAGGCGGTGAAAAGCGCGCTGGAGCAATCGCCTCCGGAACTGGCTTCGGACATCGCCGAGCGCGGTCTGGTGCTGACCGGTGGTGGCGCCCTGCTGCGTGACCTGGACAAGTTGCTGGCCCAGGAAACCGGTCTGCCGGTGATCGTCGCCGAAGACCCGCTGACCTGCGTAGCCCGCGGCGGTGGCCGTGCATTGGAAATGATGGACAAACACACCATGGACCTGCTCTCCAGCGAATAA
- the mreC gene encoding rod shape-determining protein MreC produces the protein MKPLFAKGPSLGVRLLVLVVLSVALMVVDARFTLLKPVRSQMSLVLMQSYWITDLPQRLWQGVASQFGSRTELVAENEKLKTENLLLQGRMQKLAALTEQNVRLRELLNSSALVNEKVEVAELIGMDPNPFTHRIIINKGERDGVVLGQPVLDARGLMGQVVELMPYTSRVLLLTDTTHSIPVQVNRNGLRAIASGTGNPERLELRHVADTADIKEGDLLVSSGLGQRFPAGYPVATVKEVIHDSGQPFAIVRAVPTAALNRSRYLLLVFSDNRTAEERANDAAQAQEAQDQQGGTATPVVPATVPKPVVPATPATATAPAAPAAAPATPAATTPVKPVAHPAPVKPAATRPAAPKPPAAAPASTGGRE, from the coding sequence ATTAAACCGCTTTTCGCCAAAGGCCCCTCATTGGGCGTACGCCTGTTGGTGCTGGTCGTGCTATCGGTCGCGCTGATGGTGGTCGATGCCCGCTTCACACTGCTCAAGCCAGTGCGTAGCCAAATGTCGCTGGTGCTGATGCAGTCCTACTGGATCACCGACTTGCCACAACGGCTATGGCAGGGTGTGGCCAGCCAGTTTGGCAGCCGCACCGAACTGGTCGCCGAAAACGAAAAACTCAAGACCGAAAACCTGTTGCTCCAGGGCCGCATGCAAAAGCTCGCCGCCTTGACCGAGCAGAACGTTCGCCTGCGCGAGTTGCTCAACTCCTCCGCGCTGGTCAACGAGAAGGTCGAAGTGGCCGAGCTGATCGGCATGGACCCCAACCCCTTCACTCATCGCATCATCATCAACAAGGGTGAGCGCGACGGCGTGGTGCTCGGGCAACCGGTACTCGATGCCCGTGGCCTGATGGGGCAGGTGGTCGAGCTGATGCCTTACACCTCTCGCGTGCTGCTGCTCACCGACACCACTCACAGCATTCCTGTCCAGGTGAACCGCAACGGTCTGCGGGCGATTGCCAGCGGTACCGGCAATCCGGAACGCCTTGAGCTGCGTCATGTGGCCGACACCGCGGACATCAAGGAAGGCGACCTGCTGGTCAGCTCCGGCCTGGGTCAGCGTTTCCCGGCAGGTTACCCAGTGGCGACGGTCAAGGAAGTGATCCATGACTCCGGCCAGCCATTTGCCATAGTGCGCGCTGTGCCGACGGCCGCCTTGAACCGCAGCCGTTACCTGTTGCTGGTGTTCAGCGATAACCGCACCGCCGAAGAACGTGCCAACGATGCCGCCCAGGCTCAGGAAGCGCAGGACCAGCAGGGCGGCACCGCCACGCCGGTGGTCCCGGCGACCGTGCCCAAGCCTGTCGTGCCCGCGACGCCGGCCACCGCGACCGCTCCTGCCGCACCGGCCGCTGCCCCCGCGACGCCAGCCGCCACGACGCCGGTCAAACCCGTGGCCCATCCGGCTCCGGTCAAGCCCGCCGCCACCAGACCCGCCGCGCCCAAGCCGCCTGCAGCGGCCCCGGCCTCCACGGGAGGAAGAGAATAA
- the mreD gene encoding rod shape-determining protein MreD, with protein sequence MSRNGWMVWLTFAIGMLLSVSPLPQFMEILRPLWLALLLAFWALALPHKVGMVTAWCLGLAEDVLYGTLLGQNALILTLITFLVLSLQQRLRMFPMWQQSLVILVIFGLAQLVQLWLSALTGNRQPTLALVLPALVSALLWPWVSFGLRGLRRRFKIN encoded by the coding sequence ATGTCCCGAAACGGCTGGATGGTCTGGCTGACCTTCGCCATCGGCATGCTGCTCAGCGTGTCGCCTTTGCCACAATTCATGGAAATCCTGCGCCCGCTCTGGCTGGCCTTGCTGCTGGCGTTCTGGGCCCTGGCCCTGCCGCACAAGGTCGGCATGGTCACGGCCTGGTGCCTGGGGCTGGCCGAGGATGTGCTGTATGGCACATTGCTGGGGCAGAACGCGCTGATCCTGACCCTGATCACCTTCCTGGTGTTGTCGTTGCAACAGCGCTTGCGCATGTTCCCGATGTGGCAGCAAAGCCTGGTGATCCTGGTGATCTTCGGCCTGGCGCAACTGGTCCAGCTGTGGCTCAGCGCCTTGACCGGCAACCGTCAACCGACCCTTGCGCTGGTGCTGCCGGCATTGGTCAGTGCCTTGCTCTGGCCTTGGGTCAGCTTCGGTTTGCGCGGGTTGCGCCGACGTTTCAAAATCAACTGA
- a CDS encoding Maf family protein — translation MKSLYLASGSPRRRELLTQIGVSFTAISADIDETPLPDENPAAYVERLARDKAAAGYALIADGQSAACVLGADTAVVLDGQILGKPLDQADAQSMLMALSGREHEVLTAIAVLDGQRCESRVVRSLVRFRAIGDNEAARYWASGEPRDKAGGYGIQGLAAVFVAGLNGSYSAVVGLPVCETAELLGHFGIPCWQNLAVR, via the coding sequence ATGAAATCGCTTTACCTCGCCTCAGGCTCGCCGCGTCGACGGGAACTGCTCACGCAGATCGGCGTGTCTTTTACCGCCATCAGCGCGGATATCGATGAAACCCCTCTCCCCGATGAAAACCCAGCGGCCTATGTCGAGCGCCTGGCGCGCGACAAGGCGGCGGCCGGGTATGCGCTGATCGCCGATGGCCAGTCTGCGGCCTGTGTCCTGGGCGCCGACACCGCGGTGGTCCTTGATGGGCAGATCCTGGGCAAACCGCTGGACCAGGCCGATGCGCAGTCGATGCTCATGGCCCTGTCGGGGCGCGAACATGAAGTGCTGACCGCCATTGCCGTGCTCGATGGCCAACGCTGCGAGTCGCGGGTGGTCCGCAGCCTGGTGCGCTTCCGGGCGATCGGCGATAACGAGGCGGCCCGCTACTGGGCCAGCGGCGAGCCCCGCGACAAGGCTGGCGGCTATGGCATCCAGGGGCTTGCGGCGGTATTCGTGGCAGGGCTCAATGGCAGTTATTCCGCTGTCGTCGGCTTGCCGGTATGCGAAACCGCAGAATTACTTGGCCATTTCGGCATACCCTGTTGGCAAAACCTTGCAGTGCGCTAA
- the rng gene encoding ribonuclease G encodes MSEEILINITPMESRVAVVENGVLQEVHVERTQRRGIVGNIYKGKVVRVLPGMQAAFVDIGLDRAAFIHASEISLREGPAVESIGALVHEGQSLVVQVTKDPIGSKGARLTTQLSIPSRYLVYMPRTAHVGISLKIEDEAERERLKQVVSDCVAQEGIKEAGGFILRTAAEGAGADEIMMDIRYLRRLWDQIGAQIKTIGAPSVIYEDLGLALRTLRDLVSPKIEKIRIDSRETFQKTTQFVAELMPEIADRLEHYPGERPIFDLYGVEDEIQKALERKVPLKSGGYLVVDPAEAMSTIDVNTGAFVGHRNLEETIFKTNLEAATAIARQLRLRNLGGIIIIDFIDMEDEEHQRQVLRTLEKQLERDHAKTNIIGITELGLVQMTRKRTRESLEQVLCEPCSSCQGRGKLKTPETICYEIFREILREARAYQAEGYRVLANQKVVDRLLDEESGNVAELEAFIGRTIRFQVETMYSQEQYDVVLL; translated from the coding sequence ATGAGTGAAGAGATTCTGATCAACATCACGCCGATGGAGTCGCGCGTGGCGGTGGTCGAAAACGGTGTGCTGCAAGAAGTCCATGTCGAGCGGACCCAGCGTCGCGGGATTGTCGGCAATATCTATAAAGGCAAGGTGGTCCGGGTTCTGCCCGGCATGCAGGCGGCGTTCGTCGATATCGGCCTGGATCGCGCGGCGTTCATTCATGCCTCGGAAATCTCCCTGCGCGAAGGGCCGGCGGTGGAAAGCATCGGCGCCCTGGTCCATGAAGGGCAGAGTCTGGTGGTGCAGGTGACCAAGGACCCGATCGGCTCCAAGGGCGCGCGCCTGACCACCCAGCTGTCAATCCCTTCGCGCTACCTGGTGTACATGCCGCGCACCGCCCATGTCGGCATCTCTTTGAAGATCGAGGACGAAGCCGAGCGCGAGCGCCTGAAACAGGTGGTCAGCGATTGCGTGGCCCAGGAAGGCATCAAGGAAGCCGGTGGTTTCATCCTGCGTACCGCCGCCGAGGGCGCGGGCGCCGACGAAATCATGATGGACATCCGTTACCTGCGCCGCTTGTGGGATCAGATCGGCGCGCAGATCAAGACCATCGGCGCCCCCAGTGTCATTTACGAAGACCTGGGCCTGGCCCTGCGTACCCTGCGTGACCTGGTCAGCCCGAAGATCGAGAAGATCCGCATTGATTCCCGGGAAACCTTCCAGAAAACCACGCAGTTCGTCGCCGAACTGATGCCGGAAATCGCCGATCGCCTGGAACACTATCCGGGCGAGCGACCGATCTTCGACCTGTATGGCGTCGAAGACGAAATCCAGAAAGCCCTGGAACGCAAGGTACCGCTCAAGTCCGGCGGTTACCTGGTGGTCGACCCGGCGGAAGCGATGAGCACCATCGACGTCAACACCGGGGCTTTCGTCGGTCACCGCAACCTCGAAGAAACCATCTTCAAGACCAATCTCGAAGCGGCGACCGCTATTGCCCGCCAGCTGCGCCTGCGCAACCTGGGCGGGATCATCATCATCGACTTCATCGACATGGAAGATGAAGAACACCAGCGCCAGGTGCTGCGCACTCTGGAAAAACAGCTGGAGCGCGATCACGCCAAGACCAACATCATCGGCATTACCGAGTTGGGCCTGGTGCAGATGACCCGCAAGCGTACCCGGGAAAGTCTTGAGCAGGTGCTCTGCGAGCCCTGCAGCAGCTGCCAGGGCCGCGGCAAGCTGAAAACCCCGGAAACCATCTGCTACGAAATCTTCCGGGAAATCCTGCGTGAGGCGCGGGCCTATCAGGCCGAAGGTTATCGGGTTCTGGCGAACCAGAAAGTGGTCGACCGGCTGCTCGACGAAGAGTCGGGCAACGTCGCGGAGCTGGAGGCCTTTATTGGCCGGACCATCCGTTTTCAGGTCGAAACCATGTATTCCCAGGAACAATACGACGTGGTGCTGCTCTGA